One segment of Olsenella uli DSM 7084 DNA contains the following:
- a CDS encoding type II toxin-antitoxin system RelE family toxin, with protein MAWRIKFTKAADKALRRLDRSVSSRILDELESVSKLEDPRTRGRALRHNLSGLWRYRVGDHRIVCDMEDEVLLVLVVDVAHRREVYKRHK; from the coding sequence GTGGCCTGGAGGATTAAGTTCACAAAGGCCGCCGACAAGGCCCTGCGACGGCTCGATCGCTCGGTCTCGTCGAGGATTCTCGACGAGCTTGAGAGTGTGTCGAAACTCGAAGACCCCCGCACAAGAGGAAGGGCCCTGAGACACAACCTGTCGGGCTTGTGGCGCTATCGGGTCGGCGACCACCGCATCGTGTGCGACATGGAGGACGAGGTTCTCTTGGTTCTCGTGGTCGATGTGGCCCACAGGCGCGAGGTCTACAAGCGCCACAAATGA
- a CDS encoding terminase gives MAGLVGREEPRLCTPPLRELTPDTTLGFDVIRFATETLGMSLRPWQRWLLIHALEVVGDFGGDWHLRFSTVLTLVARQNGKTAVIGVVTLYWLYMLHAALVIGMAQDLTRSGDTWDAAVAMVDDTPSLRAELVRPKRGNSGRDLVLTHRRHYVTKPPTRGAGRGPSAQLVIMDEMREQQSWDAWDAMADTTLTQENGIIWCASNAGDALSIVLRSKRFQALRAIGDPDGWRVSQKDLAALNLPEDEALGLFEWSAAPGRDVWDTEGWREANPSLGHGLTERKLRASISGKTEAGARTENLCQFVGVTEDPPFPDGAWEAGTDAASEIAPDSTLWWAIDVSANRMHSCIAVCGLRADRTYHVEVVAYRPGLGWVSGWLSERADPARPMRIAYQGRGAPVTSMADVYGQVDGVELVPVQGPDVPAYAGRFWDGVAALDPGGVDGEGSDAVPVRHRPQPVLDLAAAIARTRASGDGAWMWDRSGSAEDISPLVACATAYGLATAATAEEQTESAYEECGLTVL, from the coding sequence ATGGCCGGGCTCGTCGGCAGGGAGGAGCCGCGCCTCTGCACGCCGCCACTGAGGGAGCTGACGCCCGACACCACGCTCGGGTTCGACGTCATCCGCTTCGCCACGGAAACCCTGGGCATGTCCCTGCGCCCGTGGCAGAGGTGGCTCCTCATCCACGCCCTCGAGGTCGTGGGCGACTTCGGCGGGGACTGGCACCTCCGCTTCTCGACAGTGCTCACCCTCGTGGCGAGGCAGAACGGCAAGACGGCGGTCATCGGCGTGGTCACGCTCTACTGGCTCTACATGCTCCACGCCGCGCTGGTCATCGGCATGGCGCAGGACCTCACCCGCTCGGGCGACACCTGGGACGCGGCCGTCGCGATGGTCGATGACACGCCGTCGCTCAGGGCGGAGCTCGTGCGCCCGAAGCGCGGCAACTCGGGCCGCGACCTCGTGCTCACGCACCGCAGGCACTACGTCACCAAGCCGCCGACGCGCGGGGCGGGGCGCGGGCCGTCGGCACAGCTCGTCATCATGGACGAGATGCGCGAGCAGCAGTCATGGGACGCCTGGGACGCCATGGCCGACACGACGCTGACCCAGGAGAACGGCATCATCTGGTGCGCCTCAAACGCGGGCGACGCCCTCTCGATCGTCCTTCGCTCGAAGCGGTTCCAGGCGCTCAGGGCCATCGGAGACCCGGACGGCTGGCGCGTCTCCCAGAAGGACCTCGCGGCGCTCAACCTCCCGGAGGACGAGGCGCTCGGCCTCTTCGAGTGGAGCGCGGCCCCAGGCCGCGACGTGTGGGACACGGAGGGGTGGCGCGAGGCCAACCCCTCGCTCGGCCACGGCCTCACGGAACGCAAGCTCCGCGCCTCCATCTCGGGCAAGACCGAGGCGGGCGCGCGCACCGAGAACCTCTGCCAGTTCGTGGGCGTGACGGAGGACCCGCCGTTCCCGGACGGCGCGTGGGAGGCGGGAACCGACGCCGCGAGCGAGATAGCGCCCGACAGCACGCTCTGGTGGGCAATCGACGTGAGCGCCAACCGCATGCACAGCTGCATCGCCGTGTGCGGCCTGCGAGCCGACCGCACCTACCACGTCGAGGTCGTGGCCTACCGCCCGGGCCTCGGCTGGGTGAGCGGCTGGCTCTCCGAGAGGGCCGACCCGGCACGCCCCATGCGCATCGCCTACCAGGGCAGGGGAGCACCCGTCACGTCCATGGCCGACGTGTACGGACAGGTGGACGGCGTGGAGCTGGTGCCCGTGCAGGGCCCTGACGTCCCCGCCTACGCGGGCCGGTTCTGGGACGGCGTGGCGGCGCTCGACCCAGGGGGCGTCGATGGCGAGGGCAGCGACGCGGTGCCGGTGCGACACAGGCCGCAGCCCGTCCTCGACCTCGCCGCCGCCATCGCCCGCACCAGGGCGTCGGGCGACGGCGCGTGGATGTGGGACAGGAGCGGCAGTGCGGAGGACATCTCCCCGCTCGTCGCCTGCGCGACGGCGTACGGGCTCGCCACCGCCGCGACCGCCGAGGAGCAAACCGAGAGCGCCTACGAGGAGTGCGGGCTGACCGTGCTGTAG
- a CDS encoding lysoplasmalogenase family protein has translation MPSAVADVAPVVAAMPPAAIVTVIVGCLLQALFIRADLRHAYVSAAVLKALASAAFVLLGVVGLAACAQGDSQSGASVAPAALVCLGLFLGAAGDVLHALRFVLTRRRHLFGQGAVMFFLGHVAYLAVLVPRCSQPAAGLSVGLTGTAVLLGWMARRLSVTGYRRCAYGAYLLTVCLMAGFAVVDAVAMPSPPALSFAVGALLFLLSDSLLALNAFGAAASPAEAAGATSSVKAACVAGDPTGTSRPSGTGRTRGRKALRRAASLSVYYAAQLLIALAVLPA, from the coding sequence GTGCCCAGTGCAGTCGCTGACGTAGCTCCCGTCGTAGCCGCCATGCCCCCCGCCGCGATTGTGACCGTCATCGTGGGCTGTCTGCTGCAGGCGCTCTTCATCCGCGCGGACCTGCGGCACGCCTACGTTTCCGCCGCCGTGCTCAAGGCACTGGCGTCTGCCGCGTTCGTGCTGTTGGGCGTGGTGGGCCTGGCCGCATGCGCGCAAGGGGACTCCCAGTCGGGTGCGTCGGTGGCCCCTGCTGCCCTCGTGTGTCTGGGGCTCTTTCTGGGGGCCGCAGGCGACGTGCTCCATGCGCTGCGCTTCGTCCTCACGCGCCGACGTCACCTCTTCGGTCAAGGTGCCGTGATGTTCTTCCTCGGTCATGTCGCCTACCTTGCCGTCCTCGTGCCCCGCTGCAGCCAGCCCGCGGCAGGTCTGTCCGTGGGCCTGACGGGGACGGCCGTCCTTCTCGGCTGGATGGCCCGACGGCTCTCGGTCACGGGATACCGCCGCTGCGCCTATGGGGCCTATCTCCTGACCGTCTGCCTTATGGCGGGCTTCGCCGTCGTGGATGCGGTTGCGATGCCGTCGCCGCCGGCCCTCTCCTTTGCCGTCGGGGCCCTGCTGTTCCTGCTGTCCGACTCGCTCCTGGCGCTGAACGCCTTTGGGGCCGCCGCATCCCCCGCAGAGGCCGCTGGAGCCACATCCTCCGTGAAGGCCGCGTGCGTCGCAGGGGACCCGACTGGCACGTCGCGCCCGTCCGGCACGGGGCGCACAAGAGGACGGAAGGCGCTCCGGCGTGCCGCGAGCCTCTCGGTGTACTACGCCGCCCAGCTGCTCATAGCCCTGGCGGTCCTGCCGGCATGA
- the csn2 gene encoding type II-A CRISPR-associated protein Csn2: MRLSFSGLDDPLDIQPGRVTTLEVTNAELFSRICLSLKEGQGRQAPEPYTLWNDEEELSPKDALIFIESPLELPWNSKPLLGAVIKRFQTALLEDEELRTSIDRSAADIVSKYMSLGMTMHAEYDFEIEWDIQRFVKAFGFGVNRTSQQSILDSCMDFLSLSLDAGVTQCIVFVNLKTFLTERGLGMFFEHVFFTNVPVLLLEKWMDDVVYDYESKRVIDLDFIEH; this comes from the coding sequence ATGAGGCTGTCGTTCTCTGGTCTTGATGACCCCCTAGACATTCAACCTGGTAGGGTCACGACATTGGAGGTTACAAACGCCGAGCTATTCTCACGCATATGTCTCTCCTTGAAGGAAGGCCAGGGAAGACAAGCACCTGAGCCCTATACACTTTGGAATGATGAAGAGGAGCTCTCGCCAAAGGATGCGCTTATCTTCATTGAGAGTCCCTTAGAGCTACCGTGGAATAGTAAGCCTTTGCTTGGGGCTGTGATAAAGAGATTCCAGACTGCGCTGTTAGAGGATGAAGAGCTGCGAACCTCCATAGATCGGTCGGCGGCTGATATTGTCTCTAAGTACATGTCTTTGGGTATGACAATGCATGCTGAGTATGATTTTGAAATAGAATGGGACATACAAAGGTTTGTTAAAGCGTTTGGTTTTGGTGTTAATCGTACTTCACAGCAGTCGATCCTTGATAGTTGCATGGATTTTCTTTCGTTATCTCTTGACGCAGGCGTTACTCAGTGCATCGTGTTTGTAAATCTCAAGACATTTCTGACGGAAAGGGGATTGGGAATGTTCTTCGAGCACGTCTTTTTCACGAACGTCCCAGTACTTCTTCTTGAGAAATGGATGGATGATGTAGTCTATGATTACGAGAGTAAAAGGGTTATTGACCTGGACTTTATCGAACACTGA
- the relB gene encoding type II toxin-antitoxin system RelB family antitoxin — METATAALRMPKELVARYDQLAKSTGRTKTFYMTEALAESIDRLEYEYGILKDIEDYRAGRLETYSLDEVRAHCGLED; from the coding sequence ATGGAAACTGCGACTGCGGCATTGAGAATGCCTAAGGAGCTGGTCGCAAGGTACGACCAGCTGGCAAAGTCTACGGGGCGCACGAAGACGTTCTATATGACCGAGGCCCTTGCGGAGTCCATCGACAGGCTCGAGTACGAGTACGGAATCCTCAAGGACATCGAAGACTATCGAGCGGGGCGGCTAGAGACCTACAGCCTCGATGAGGTGAGGGCGCACTGTGGCCTGGAGGATTAA
- a CDS encoding helix-turn-helix domain-containing protein, translating to MLQLKRLRKERGMTAREMAAKLGMKADTYGKWEYGVNGMSIENVCAVADVLDVTLDELVGRPVSVSALAERKTYLTNLYERCEDGRRDTLIKTAESFAELDSLRQKGAR from the coding sequence ATGCTGCAATTGAAGCGCTTGCGCAAAGAACGCGGGATGACAGCAAGGGAAATGGCTGCCAAGCTGGGGATGAAGGCCGACACCTACGGAAAGTGGGAATACGGAGTCAATGGCATGAGCATCGAGAACGTCTGTGCCGTCGCGGATGTTCTCGATGTGACCCTCGACGAGCTGGTGGGGAGGCCTGTCTCCGTAAGTGCTCTGGCTGAGCGCAAGACATACCTCACGAACCTGTACGAGAGGTGCGAAGACGGACGCAGAGACACCCTGATCAAGACGGCGGAGAGCTTCGCTGAGCTGGACTCGCTGAGGCAGAAAGGCGCTCGCTAG
- a CDS encoding response regulator transcription factor, producing MARIVVVEDDAPLRSSLCELLGRSGYEVVTPHVFDSLVEDVLEASPDLVLLDLGLPGLDGTTVCRELRAHSGVPIMVVTSRSTEMDEVMCMTFGADDFVSKPYSSYVLLAHVEALLRRVGGASGSTLACGGLSLDVARSRALANGRDVELTKNELRILSLLMRNSGVIVPRETIMCELWDSDTFVDDNTLTVNVNRLRQTLSKIGCGQLLVTHRGQGYSVRP from the coding sequence ATGGCAAGGATAGTGGTGGTCGAGGACGATGCGCCCCTGCGCTCGTCTCTCTGCGAGCTTTTGGGTAGGAGTGGCTACGAGGTGGTCACCCCTCATGTGTTCGACAGCCTGGTCGAGGACGTGTTGGAGGCCTCGCCCGACCTCGTCCTGCTTGACCTGGGGCTGCCGGGGCTGGACGGCACGACCGTGTGCCGCGAGCTGCGCGCCCATTCGGGTGTGCCCATCATGGTGGTGACGAGCCGCAGCACGGAGATGGACGAGGTCATGTGCATGACCTTTGGCGCGGACGACTTCGTCTCCAAGCCCTACAGCAGCTACGTCCTCCTCGCCCATGTGGAGGCACTCCTGCGTCGCGTAGGCGGCGCTTCCGGGTCCACCCTCGCCTGTGGGGGGCTGTCGCTGGACGTTGCGCGCTCGCGTGCCCTAGCGAACGGCCGGGATGTGGAGCTCACCAAGAACGAGCTGCGCATCCTCTCGCTGCTCATGCGCAATTCCGGTGTCATCGTCCCCCGCGAGACCATCATGTGCGAGCTTTGGGACTCCGACACCTTCGTGGACGACAACACGCTGACGGTGAACGTGAACCGTCTCCGCCAGACCCTCTCCAAGATAGGCTGTGGCCAACTCCTCGTGACCCATCGCGGCCAGGGCTACTCGGTGCGCCCATGA